One window of Chionomys nivalis chromosome 18, mChiNiv1.1, whole genome shotgun sequence genomic DNA carries:
- the LOC130890125 gene encoding serine/arginine-rich splicing factor 3-like, which translates to MHRDSCPLDCKVYVGNLGNNGNKTELERAFGYYGPLRSVWVARNPPGFAFVEFEDPRDAADAVRELDGRTLCGCRVRVELSKGEKRSRNRGPPPSWGRRPRDDYHRRSPPPRRRSPRKRSFSPSRSRSLSRDRRRERSLSRKRNHKPSRSFSRSRSRSRSNERK; encoded by the coding sequence ATGCATCGTGATTCCTGTCCATTAGATTGTAAGGTGTATGTAGGTAATCTTGGAAACAATGGGAACAAGACTGAATTAGAACGGGCATTTGGCTATTATGGACCGCTCCGAAGTGTATGGGTTGCTCGAAACCCTCCTGGCTTTGCTTTCGTTGAATTTGAGGATCCCCGAGATGCTGCTGACGCTGTCCGAGAGCTAGATGGAAGAACACTATGTGGCTGCCGAGTAAGAGTGGAGCTGTCGAAAGGTGAGAAAAGAAGTCGGAATCGTGGCCCCCCTCCTTCTTGGGGTCGTCGCCCGCGAGATGATTACCATAGGAGGAGTCCTCCACCTCGGCGAAGATCTCCAAGAAAGAGAAGCTTCTCTCCAAGCCGGAGCAGGTCACTTTCTAGAgataggaggagagagaggtctCTGTCTCGTAAGAGAAACCACAAGCCGTCTCGATCTTTCTCTAGGTCTCGTAGCCGATCTAGGTCAAATGAAAGGAAGTAG